A genome region from Streptomyces sp. NBC_01296 includes the following:
- a CDS encoding NAD(P)/FAD-dependent oxidoreductase, whose product MRTRNVAVIGGGVAGLTAAYVLQKACDVTLYEADARLGGHAHTHELPAPGGGTMGVDSGFIVHNARTYPLLLRLFSELGVATQDSEMSMSVRCDGCGLEYAGARGPLGLFTGRAALRARYLRLLAEVPLFHRRARRMLDGDGPVGDSPGGGRSGKDGSGSDGSRGDSPERYTLRAFLADGGFSPYFVTHFITPLVSAVWSCPAHTALEYPAAYLFRFLDHHGLLSVTGSPQWKTVTGGSAAYVDKVAKEISNIRAATPVVRVDRIPSGVLVGSDDGITDAYDAVVIATHPDQALRLLADPTRDEQRVLGAFRYEANPTVLHTDTGLLPRSPRARASWNYHLTDCRPGAEGVRVSYDMTRLQRLPGDTGYVVTLNAGGRIDPEHVLARMEYAHPVYTPESVAAQRALPRLNTSVTAFAGAYHGWGFHEDGCRSGVRAAAALGVRW is encoded by the coding sequence GTGCGTACGAGGAACGTGGCCGTGATCGGCGGCGGTGTGGCGGGACTGACCGCCGCCTACGTCCTGCAGAAGGCGTGCGACGTCACGCTGTACGAGGCGGACGCCCGGCTGGGAGGCCACGCCCACACCCATGAACTGCCCGCCCCGGGCGGCGGAACGATGGGCGTGGACTCGGGGTTCATCGTCCACAACGCGCGTACCTACCCCCTGCTGCTCCGGCTCTTCAGCGAGCTCGGAGTGGCCACGCAGGACTCCGAGATGAGCATGTCGGTGCGGTGCGACGGCTGCGGCCTGGAGTACGCCGGTGCCCGCGGGCCCCTCGGCCTGTTCACCGGGCGGGCGGCCCTGCGCGCCCGGTACCTGCGGCTGCTGGCGGAGGTACCGCTCTTCCACCGCCGTGCGCGCCGCATGCTGGACGGGGACGGTCCGGTCGGCGACAGCCCCGGGGGCGGCAGATCCGGCAAGGACGGTTCCGGCAGTGACGGTTCCCGCGGCGACAGTCCGGAGCGGTACACCCTCCGGGCGTTCCTCGCCGACGGCGGGTTCTCCCCGTACTTCGTCACCCACTTCATCACCCCGCTGGTGTCGGCCGTGTGGTCCTGCCCCGCCCACACCGCGCTGGAGTACCCGGCCGCGTACCTGTTCCGCTTCCTCGACCACCACGGGCTGCTGTCCGTGACGGGCTCCCCGCAGTGGAAGACCGTCACCGGCGGCAGCGCGGCCTACGTCGACAAGGTCGCCAAGGAGATCAGCAACATCCGGGCCGCCACCCCGGTCGTCCGGGTGGACCGCATACCGAGCGGCGTCCTGGTGGGCAGCGACGACGGCATCACCGACGCCTACGACGCCGTCGTCATCGCCACGCACCCCGACCAGGCGCTGCGTCTGCTGGCCGACCCCACCCGGGACGAGCAGCGGGTCCTCGGCGCCTTCCGGTACGAGGCGAACCCGACCGTCCTGCACACCGACACCGGCCTGCTGCCCCGCTCGCCGAGGGCCCGGGCCTCCTGGAACTACCACCTCACCGACTGCCGCCCGGGAGCGGAGGGGGTCCGGGTCAGCTACGACATGACGCGGCTGCAGCGGCTGCCGGGCGACACCGGCTACGTCGTCACCCTGAACGCGGGCGGCCGCATCGACCCCGAGCACGTCCTGGCCCGCATGGAGTACGCGCACCCCGTCTACACGCCCGAGTCGGTGGCCGCGCAGCGTGCACTGCCCCGCCTCAACACCTCGGTCACCGCCTTCGCCGGGGCGTACCACGGGTGGGGGTTCCACGAGGACGGCTGCCGGTCGGGCGTACGGGCCGCCGCCGCGCTGGGGGTCCGATGGTGA
- a CDS encoding DUF1365 domain-containing protein, translated as MTPAVAPAVAPGTGPAQPAVAVPALYDCVVSHARTAPVRHAFRHRTYMWLVDLDALPRLPWPLRPLARFDARDHFDADAPTVRAGLDAYLASRGVHLDGGRVLMLAHARVLGYVFNPLTLYWCHDRSGALVCVVAEIHNTYGQRHCHLLRTDGAGRAEAAKELYVSPFFPVDGRYRMRLPEPREQLEVTVRLERAGQRPFTATLRGRHRPATPLGLLRAAARRPWSTAAVWAGIRRHGIHLLLRGLPVQPRPDRAPEEGIAP; from the coding sequence GTGACCCCTGCGGTGGCCCCGGCGGTGGCCCCGGGAACCGGTCCGGCCCAGCCCGCCGTGGCCGTACCGGCCCTGTACGACTGCGTCGTCTCGCATGCGCGGACGGCCCCGGTGCGGCATGCCTTCCGGCACCGCACGTACATGTGGCTCGTGGACCTGGACGCCCTCCCCCGGCTCCCGTGGCCGTTGCGCCCCCTGGCCCGCTTCGACGCCCGCGACCACTTCGACGCCGACGCACCGACCGTCCGGGCCGGCCTCGACGCGTACCTGGCCTCCCGGGGCGTGCACCTCGACGGCGGGCGGGTCCTGATGCTGGCCCACGCCCGGGTCCTGGGGTACGTCTTCAACCCGCTGACCCTGTACTGGTGCCACGACCGCTCCGGCGCCCTGGTCTGCGTGGTGGCCGAGATCCACAACACGTACGGGCAGCGCCACTGCCACCTGCTGCGGACCGACGGAGCCGGCCGGGCCGAGGCGGCGAAGGAGCTGTACGTCTCCCCGTTCTTCCCCGTCGACGGCCGCTACCGCATGCGGCTGCCGGAGCCCCGGGAGCAGCTGGAGGTCACCGTCCGGCTCGAGCGCGCCGGGCAGCGGCCGTTCACCGCGACCCTGCGCGGCCGGCACCGCCCCGCCACCCCCCTCGGCCTGCTGCGCGCCGCCGCCCGGCGGCCGTGGTCCACCGCCGCCGTCTGGGCCGGGATCCGCCGCCACGGCATCCACCTGCTGCTCCGCGGGCTGCCCGTCCAGCCCCGGCCCGACCGCGCACCCGAGGAAGGCATCGCCCCGTGA
- a CDS encoding class I SAM-dependent methyltransferase, with protein sequence MTLSLPRPADRSLERCSIDAQAWPDVARPPAAHFGHAAVARRLVRRAVTALPLRCRFGTEPPQGSGPSLTVHDPAAFFRRIGAHGLIGFGESYMAGEWDSDDLTGLLTVLTAHVDDLVPAPLRRLRGAWVQRRPEAQLNSRTGARQNVHRHYDLSNELFALFLDETLSYSSAVFTAFPARRESLPAAQHRKIDRLLDLACVGPGKHLLEIGTGWGELALRAAARGARVTTVTLSAEQQHLARRRIAAAGLADRVDVELRDYRDLEGRYDAVVSVEMIEAVGRDFWPAYFAALRDALAPGGRIALQAITMGHEQMLHTSRTHTWISKYVFPGGLVPSREAIEAHSAGAGLQIVSDQGYGDHYAQTLCLWRERFTEQAGAVAALGFDATFRRMWEFYLAYCEAGFRARYLDVRQLLLTGDVSLGARP encoded by the coding sequence GTGACCCTTTCCCTCCCCCGCCCCGCCGACCGATCCCTGGAGCGGTGCTCCATCGACGCACAGGCGTGGCCGGACGTGGCACGCCCGCCGGCGGCGCACTTCGGGCACGCTGCCGTCGCCCGCCGGCTGGTGCGCCGCGCCGTGACGGCGCTGCCCCTGCGCTGCCGGTTCGGCACCGAACCGCCCCAGGGCAGCGGGCCGTCGCTGACGGTCCACGACCCGGCCGCGTTCTTCCGCCGGATCGGGGCCCACGGGCTGATCGGGTTCGGCGAGTCCTACATGGCGGGCGAATGGGACAGCGACGACCTGACCGGCCTGCTGACCGTCCTCACCGCGCACGTGGACGACCTGGTTCCCGCCCCGCTGCGCCGGCTGCGCGGGGCATGGGTGCAGCGCAGGCCCGAGGCCCAGCTGAACTCCCGGACCGGGGCCCGGCAGAACGTCCACCGCCACTACGACCTGTCGAACGAGCTGTTCGCGCTGTTCCTCGACGAGACCCTGTCGTACTCCTCCGCCGTGTTCACGGCGTTCCCCGCACGCCGCGAGAGCCTCCCGGCCGCGCAGCACCGGAAGATCGACCGGCTGCTGGACCTCGCCTGCGTCGGCCCGGGCAAGCACCTGCTGGAGATCGGCACCGGCTGGGGCGAACTGGCCCTGCGCGCGGCCGCCCGCGGGGCGCGGGTGACGACCGTGACACTCTCCGCCGAGCAGCAGCACCTCGCGCGCCGCCGTATCGCCGCCGCGGGGCTGGCCGACCGGGTGGACGTCGAGCTGCGGGACTACCGCGATCTCGAGGGCCGGTACGACGCGGTGGTGAGCGTGGAGATGATCGAGGCGGTCGGCAGGGATTTCTGGCCGGCGTACTTCGCCGCCCTGCGCGATGCCCTGGCGCCCGGCGGGCGGATCGCACTGCAGGCCATCACGATGGGCCACGAGCAGATGCTGCACACCTCCCGTACGCACACCTGGATCAGCAAGTACGTCTTCCCCGGCGGCCTCGTCCCCTCCCGCGAGGCCATCGAGGCGCACTCGGCCGGTGCGGGGCTGCAGATCGTCTCCGACCAGGGGTACGGCGACCACTACGCGCAGACCCTGTGCCTGTGGCGGGAACGCTTCACGGAGCAGGCCGGCGCCGTCGCGGCGCTCGGCTTCGACGCGACGTTCCGGCGCATGTGGGAGTTCTACCTCGCCTATTGCGAGGCCGGGTTCCGGGCCCGCTACCTCGACGTCCGGCAACTGCTCCTGACGGGGGACGTCTCACTGGGAGCACGGCCGTGA
- a CDS encoding DUF1295 domain-containing protein, translating into MNPASGEAFGTNLAAAAATAVAVLLLAFAVGTARRLHRTVDIAWGLAFAAVATVSYALSSGYGDGGRRLLVAAATLVWGVRLAAHIAWRGRGHGEDPRYAKLLARGRGNPHLRALLKVYLLQAGLVWLVSLPVQSASYAGSPIGALAVLGGGLWAVGLVFEAVGDFQLARFKADPAHRGTVMDRGLWAWTRHPNYFGDFLVWWGLYLMACGTWQAALLCLVSPVVMTLLLIVGSGKRLLEAHMADRPGYAGYAARTSGFLPLPPRRGHA; encoded by the coding sequence GTGAACCCGGCCTCCGGGGAAGCCTTCGGGACCAACCTGGCCGCTGCCGCCGCCACGGCCGTCGCCGTGCTGCTGCTGGCCTTCGCGGTCGGGACGGCCCGCCGCCTGCACCGGACGGTGGACATCGCCTGGGGCCTCGCCTTCGCCGCGGTCGCGACGGTCTCGTACGCCCTGTCGTCCGGGTACGGGGACGGCGGACGGCGGCTGCTGGTCGCCGCCGCCACCCTCGTGTGGGGGGTGCGGCTGGCCGCGCACATCGCCTGGCGCGGCCGCGGTCACGGCGAGGACCCCCGCTATGCGAAGCTCCTCGCCCGGGGGCGGGGCAACCCGCATCTGCGCGCCCTGCTCAAGGTGTACCTGCTCCAGGCGGGCCTGGTCTGGCTGGTCTCGCTGCCCGTGCAGAGCGCCTCGTACGCCGGCTCCCCCATCGGCGCCCTCGCCGTGCTCGGCGGCGGGCTCTGGGCGGTGGGTCTGGTCTTCGAGGCCGTCGGGGACTTCCAGCTCGCCCGGTTCAAGGCCGATCCCGCGCACCGCGGTACGGTCATGGACCGGGGGCTGTGGGCGTGGACCCGCCACCCCAACTACTTCGGCGACTTCCTGGTCTGGTGGGGGCTCTACCTGATGGCCTGCGGCACGTGGCAGGCCGCCCTGCTGTGCCTGGTGTCGCCGGTGGTCATGACACTGCTGCTGATCGTGGGGAGCGGCAAGCGCCTGTTGGAGGCCCACATGGCAGACCGTCCCGGCTACGCCGGCTACGCCGCCCGTACCAGCGGGTTCCTCCCGCTGCCGCCCCGGCGGGGCCACGCATGA
- a CDS encoding alpha/beta hydrolase, protein MKQPTGALALRRVPRNPTAAVLLLHGGRPDGLEAPPRPNLPGLRMLPFARAMADSGPAQDVVVAEVRYVHRGWNGHRADPVHDVWQALRELRSVAGALPVVLVGHSMGGRAALRAAADPLVRGVVGLAPWCPRGEPVVHLGETAVVLLHDEADRVTDAQASWDYVRRARARGARAGGIVMPHGRHAMLRQARTWHRIATDTTLGLLGLTSLPEELFTDRVPGQAGSRLTVGTGDSSGMRRQ, encoded by the coding sequence ATGAAGCAGCCGACGGGCGCGCTGGCGCTGCGCCGGGTGCCGCGGAACCCGACCGCCGCGGTGCTCCTGCTGCACGGTGGCCGTCCGGACGGGCTCGAGGCGCCGCCGCGGCCGAACCTGCCGGGGCTGCGGATGCTTCCGTTCGCGCGGGCCATGGCGGACTCCGGGCCGGCGCAGGACGTGGTGGTGGCGGAGGTCCGCTACGTGCACCGGGGCTGGAACGGCCACCGCGCGGATCCGGTCCACGACGTCTGGCAGGCCCTGCGCGAACTGCGCTCCGTGGCCGGAGCGCTGCCCGTGGTGCTCGTCGGGCATTCCATGGGAGGGCGGGCCGCGTTGCGGGCGGCCGCCGACCCGCTGGTCCGCGGCGTGGTCGGGCTCGCGCCGTGGTGCCCGCGAGGGGAACCGGTGGTGCATCTCGGGGAGACGGCCGTGGTGCTCCTGCACGACGAGGCGGACCGCGTCACCGATGCGCAGGCGTCGTGGGACTACGTACGGCGGGCCCGTGCGCGGGGCGCCCGGGCCGGAGGCATCGTCATGCCGCACGGGCGGCACGCGATGCTCCGCCAGGCGCGTACCTGGCACCGGATCGCCACCGACACCACGCTGGGCCTGCTCGGCCTGACCTCCCTGCCCGAGGAGCTGTTCACCGACCGAGTTCCCGGGCAGGCCGGGTCCCGGCTGACCGTCGGCACGGGCGACTCGTCCGGTATGCGGCGGCAGTGA
- a CDS encoding M4 family metallopeptidase produces MARRTSRGLIAAATTTAALFALAGPVSALPSAAGTASAVLPQARLFMVNPVQSSGDQTLVDGKDSAGAVPASAYALAALRNLDGSGSLSGKWAYVRSETGASAKLADVGAYGRTDDQFEQVMAYFWVNEAQEYLQGLGFGSELPGANDRAQPVRINQYGADNSFFTDKKAEIRFGKGGVDDAEDAEVIVHEYGHAVHNAQVPGFGTSPEAGAIGEAFGDYLAVEVGDHADAAYGWPRKTDLGCVADWDSSSYSTAPHCLRRVDGNKVYADRVGEVHADGEIWSRALFDIRGALGARTADRIIVNAQFGFRADTSFQDAALTTIATAQRMYGKGAADAVRAAFKARQIPGIE; encoded by the coding sequence ATGGCTCGCCGCACATCCCGCGGCCTGATCGCCGCGGCCACCACCACCGCAGCGCTTTTCGCCCTGGCCGGCCCGGTCTCGGCGCTGCCCTCGGCGGCCGGAACGGCCTCCGCCGTGCTGCCGCAGGCCCGTCTCTTCATGGTCAACCCGGTCCAGTCGTCGGGCGATCAGACCCTCGTCGACGGCAAGGACTCCGCCGGGGCCGTGCCCGCTTCCGCCTACGCGCTCGCCGCGCTGCGGAATCTGGACGGCAGCGGCTCGCTGTCGGGGAAGTGGGCGTACGTCCGGTCGGAGACCGGCGCCTCCGCGAAGCTCGCGGACGTGGGTGCGTACGGTCGTACCGACGACCAGTTCGAGCAGGTCATGGCGTACTTCTGGGTCAACGAGGCGCAGGAGTACCTGCAGGGCCTGGGCTTCGGAAGCGAGCTGCCGGGCGCCAACGACCGCGCGCAGCCGGTCCGCATCAACCAGTACGGAGCCGACAACTCCTTCTTCACCGACAAGAAGGCCGAGATCCGCTTCGGCAAGGGCGGGGTGGACGACGCCGAGGACGCCGAAGTGATCGTCCACGAGTACGGCCACGCGGTGCACAACGCGCAGGTTCCCGGCTTCGGTACGTCGCCGGAGGCCGGTGCGATCGGCGAGGCGTTCGGCGACTACCTCGCGGTCGAGGTCGGTGACCACGCGGACGCCGCGTACGGATGGCCGCGCAAAACGGACCTGGGCTGTGTTGCCGACTGGGACTCGAGCTCCTACAGCACCGCCCCGCACTGCCTGCGCAGGGTGGACGGGAACAAGGTGTACGCCGACCGGGTCGGCGAGGTCCACGCGGACGGTGAGATCTGGTCGCGCGCGCTCTTCGACATCCGCGGGGCGCTGGGCGCCCGGACGGCCGACCGGATCATCGTGAACGCGCAGTTCGGCTTCCGCGCCGACACGAGCTTCCAGGACGCGGCGCTGACGACGATCGCGACGGCGCAGCGGATGTACGGCAAGGGCGCCGCGGACGCGGTCCGCGCGGCTTTCAAGGCCCGGCAGATACCGGGAATCGAGTAG
- a CDS encoding organic hydroperoxide resistance protein, producing the protein MDALYTAVATANGREGRTVSSDGQIDLALAMPPALGGNGQGTNPEQLFAAGYAACFASALGLVGRQAKVDTGEVSVTAEASIGKDDTGFGLAVTLRVELPEALAGETGALLVKQAHEVCPYSKATRGNIPVELVIE; encoded by the coding sequence ATGGACGCGCTGTACACCGCTGTCGCCACCGCCAACGGCCGCGAAGGCCGCACGGTCAGCTCCGACGGCCAGATCGACCTCGCGCTCGCCATGCCCCCGGCGCTCGGCGGCAACGGCCAGGGCACCAACCCCGAGCAGCTCTTCGCGGCGGGCTACGCGGCCTGCTTCGCCAGCGCTCTCGGCCTGGTCGGCCGGCAGGCCAAGGTCGACACCGGTGAGGTGTCGGTCACCGCGGAGGCCTCGATCGGCAAGGACGACACGGGCTTCGGCCTGGCCGTCACCCTGCGTGTCGAGCTCCCGGAGGCCCTCGCCGGCGAGACGGGCGCCCTGCTGGTCAAGCAGGCCCACGAGGTCTGCCCCTACTCCAAGGCCACCCGCGGCAACATCCCGGTCGAGCTGGTGATCGAGTAG
- a CDS encoding MarR family winged helix-turn-helix transcriptional regulator, with the protein MSEQPTETLRDEDFLRLDGQICFALNAASRAFNGLYRVVLKDLGLTYPQYLVMLVLWEHGTTPVKELGSHLRLDSGTLSPLLKRLEAAGLVHRERSTEDERSVHVGPTEAGTALRTRAAEVPRRIAAATGFELAEIRDLQTRLHRLTAALDAAVPEV; encoded by the coding sequence ATGAGCGAGCAGCCCACCGAAACCCTCCGCGACGAGGACTTCCTCCGCCTGGACGGCCAGATCTGCTTCGCGCTGAACGCGGCGAGCAGGGCCTTCAACGGCCTCTACCGGGTCGTCCTCAAGGACCTCGGCCTGACCTACCCCCAGTACCTGGTGATGCTGGTGCTCTGGGAGCACGGCACGACGCCCGTCAAGGAGCTCGGCAGCCACCTGAGGCTCGACTCGGGGACGCTGTCCCCCCTGCTCAAGCGCCTCGAGGCCGCAGGGCTGGTCCACCGCGAGCGCAGCACCGAGGACGAGCGGTCCGTACACGTCGGCCCCACCGAGGCAGGTACGGCGCTGCGCACACGCGCGGCGGAGGTACCGCGCCGGATCGCGGCCGCCACGGGCTTCGAGCTCGCCGAGATCCGCGACCTCCAGACCCGCCTGCACCGCCTCACCGCCGCGCTCGACGCCGCCGTCCCGGAGGTCTGA
- a CDS encoding nSTAND1 domain-containing NTPase → MLLPARDEDLVVEPGLVELLLRDLGDPGGPGDPGGAADPGRTTAETGAGANAAEAGRLPLLAHALQATWQVRRGHTLTVEGYRRTGGIRKAVATTADRVYEGLDEAARRAAPRVFVQLVNVGDRTADTRAPRNPESLLSAARGTHGIDRDAVAAVLHAFTRARLLTPYRDSVVITHETLISAWPRLRSWVDDDRAGNLLRQRLAQDADLWTRSRVANLLYRGNRLADARKAVTAAPPPGTAREFLAASQRQAGRATRRRRTLVAVLTAPAVLASGAAVLAARQSASASTTPSTATS, encoded by the coding sequence ATCCTGCTGCCGGCCCGTGACGAGGACCTGGTCGTCGAACCGGGCCTGGTCGAGCTGCTGTTGCGCGACCTGGGGGACCCGGGCGGCCCGGGTGACCCCGGCGGGGCGGCCGACCCAGGGCGAACCACGGCCGAGACCGGCGCCGGAGCGAACGCCGCCGAGGCCGGCCGGCTGCCGCTGCTCGCGCACGCGCTCCAGGCGACCTGGCAGGTCCGCCGCGGCCACACCCTCACCGTCGAGGGGTACCGGCGCACCGGCGGCATCCGCAAGGCCGTCGCCACCACCGCCGACCGCGTGTACGAAGGCCTCGACGAGGCGGCGCGCCGGGCCGCGCCCCGGGTCTTCGTCCAGCTGGTGAACGTGGGCGACCGTACGGCGGACACCCGCGCCCCGCGGAACCCCGAGAGCCTCCTGTCCGCCGCCCGCGGCACCCACGGCATCGACCGCGACGCGGTGGCCGCGGTCCTGCACGCCTTCACCCGGGCCCGCCTGCTCACCCCGTATCGCGATTCCGTCGTCATCACCCACGAGACGCTGATCAGCGCCTGGCCCAGGCTCCGGTCCTGGGTCGACGACGACCGGGCCGGGAACCTGCTGCGCCAGCGCCTCGCGCAGGACGCCGACCTGTGGACCCGGAGCCGGGTTGCGAACCTGCTCTACCGCGGCAACCGGCTGGCCGACGCCCGGAAGGCCGTGACAGCGGCTCCCCCGCCCGGTACCGCACGGGAGTTCCTGGCCGCGTCGCAGCGCCAGGCCGGGCGCGCGACGCGGCGGCGCCGGACGCTCGTGGCCGTGCTCACGGCGCCGGCCGTCCTGGCCTCGGGCGCCGCCGTCCTCGCCGCGCGGCAGAGTGCGAGCGCATCAACGACACCATCGACCGCAACGTCCTGA
- a CDS encoding WD40 repeat domain-containing protein: protein MWDVSDPARPQSLSGAQVSDRGVLMSLAFSPDGRLLATGSADGVVRLWNTADPTRGITPAGRLTGHQNQVGSLAFSPDGRTLVTAGWDDTVRLWETDPARLLPRLCAATAGPHDRELWQLHVPGTPYAPGRG, encoded by the coding sequence ATGTGGGACGTCAGCGACCCCGCCCGGCCGCAGTCCCTCTCCGGCGCCCAGGTCAGCGACCGGGGGGTGCTGATGAGCCTCGCCTTCAGCCCCGACGGACGGCTGCTGGCCACCGGGAGCGCCGACGGGGTCGTCCGGCTGTGGAACACGGCCGACCCGACCCGGGGCATCACCCCGGCCGGCCGGCTCACCGGCCACCAGAACCAGGTGGGCAGCCTCGCCTTCAGCCCGGACGGCCGCACCCTCGTCACGGCCGGCTGGGACGATACCGTCCGGCTCTGGGAGACCGACCCGGCGCGGCTGCTGCCCCGGCTCTGCGCGGCCACCGCCGGGCCGCACGACCGGGAGCTGTGGCAGCTCCACGTACCGGGCACCCCGTACGCCCCGGGCCGTGGCTGA
- a CDS encoding VOC family protein produces the protein MVHVLGSRVLLTPTDPERSRAFYGGTLGLAVHREFGTGPDRGTVYFLGGGFLEVSGRAETPSPPGLRLWLQVADVQAAYEELRMRGAEVLRPPRREPWGLIEMWIADPDGVRIAVVEVPADHPLRFRP, from the coding sequence ATGGTGCATGTACTGGGCAGCAGGGTCCTGCTGACCCCCACGGACCCGGAGCGCTCGCGCGCCTTCTACGGCGGCACTCTGGGGCTCGCCGTCCACCGGGAGTTCGGCACCGGGCCGGACCGCGGCACGGTCTACTTCCTCGGCGGCGGCTTCCTCGAGGTCTCCGGCCGCGCCGAGACCCCGTCGCCGCCCGGGCTCCGGCTGTGGCTGCAAGTCGCCGACGTGCAGGCGGCGTACGAGGAGCTGCGGATGCGGGGGGCCGAGGTGCTGCGGCCGCCCCGGCGGGAACCCTGGGGCCTGATCGAGATGTGGATCGCCGACCCGGACGGCGTCCGCATCGCGGTGGTGGAGGTCCCGGCGGACCACCCCCTGCGGTTTCGCCCCTGA
- the mdlC gene encoding benzoylformate decarboxylase, whose translation MRTVRESVLDVLRARGITTVFGNPGSTELPMLKRFPDDFRYVLGLQEAVVVGMADGFALASRTTSLVNLHTGPGTGNAMGAILNARANRTPMVVTAGQQVRAMLTMEALLSNPQATLLPQPAVKWAYEPPRPADVPAALARAVQVAETPPHGPVFLSLPMDDFDAELTAEEDRAGQAAAARRITHAAAPGAAAVAALAERISRARSAVLVVGDDVDASGAWDAVLALAERTGLPVWAAPVSARVSFPRSHPQFRGELTPAIGPLGHQLAGHDLVVVVGAPVFRYYPYIPGSHLPEGTELVLLTRDAEEAAKAPVGDAVVADLALTVRALADRLPAGGGTAPAPHEQVRFPEAADGVLTPLAAMTAIAQGAPENTLWVNESPSNVPQFHAATRISTPGSYLFSAGGGLGFGAAAAVGAQLGAPGRPVVCVIGDGSIHYAVQALWTAATYKIPVTFVVLSNAKYAILQWFAQLEHAQGAPGLDIPGLDITAVADGYGVRTHRAHGAGELTKLVRDSASQQDGPVLIDVPVTTELPSL comes from the coding sequence ATGCGCACGGTTCGAGAATCAGTCCTGGACGTTCTACGAGCACGTGGTATCACCACGGTCTTCGGCAACCCCGGTTCGACCGAACTGCCGATGCTCAAGCGGTTCCCCGACGACTTCCGGTACGTGCTGGGCCTCCAGGAGGCCGTCGTCGTCGGCATGGCCGACGGTTTCGCCCTCGCCTCCCGAACCACCTCCCTCGTCAACCTGCACACCGGCCCCGGCACCGGCAACGCGATGGGCGCCATCCTCAATGCCCGTGCGAACCGCACCCCGATGGTCGTCACCGCCGGGCAGCAGGTGCGCGCCATGCTCACCATGGAGGCCCTGCTCTCCAATCCGCAGGCCACGCTGCTCCCCCAGCCCGCCGTCAAGTGGGCGTACGAGCCCCCGCGCCCCGCGGACGTCCCGGCCGCGCTCGCCCGCGCCGTGCAGGTGGCCGAAACCCCGCCCCACGGACCGGTGTTCCTCTCCCTGCCCATGGACGACTTCGACGCGGAGCTCACTGCGGAGGAGGACCGGGCCGGCCAGGCGGCCGCGGCCCGCCGGATCACGCACGCCGCCGCGCCCGGTGCGGCCGCCGTCGCGGCGCTCGCCGAGCGGATCTCCCGCGCCCGCTCCGCGGTCCTCGTCGTCGGCGACGACGTCGACGCCTCCGGCGCCTGGGACGCGGTCCTCGCGCTCGCCGAGCGCACCGGGCTGCCCGTCTGGGCGGCGCCCGTCTCGGCCCGCGTCTCCTTCCCCCGCAGCCATCCGCAGTTCCGCGGGGAACTGACCCCGGCGATCGGCCCGCTCGGCCACCAGCTCGCCGGGCACGACCTGGTCGTCGTGGTCGGTGCGCCCGTGTTCCGCTACTACCCCTACATCCCCGGGTCCCACCTGCCCGAGGGCACCGAGCTCGTCCTCCTCACCCGGGACGCCGAGGAGGCCGCCAAGGCCCCCGTCGGGGATGCGGTCGTCGCGGACCTGGCGCTGACCGTACGGGCGCTCGCGGACCGGCTCCCGGCCGGCGGCGGGACCGCGCCCGCGCCGCACGAGCAGGTGCGGTTCCCCGAGGCGGCCGACGGCGTCCTCACCCCGCTCGCCGCCATGACGGCCATCGCGCAGGGCGCCCCGGAGAACACCCTCTGGGTCAACGAATCGCCCTCCAACGTCCCGCAGTTCCACGCGGCCACCCGGATCAGCACCCCGGGCTCCTACCTGTTCTCCGCGGGCGGCGGACTCGGCTTCGGGGCCGCCGCGGCCGTCGGCGCCCAGCTCGGCGCACCCGGGCGGCCCGTGGTCTGCGTCATCGGCGACGGCTCCATCCACTACGCCGTGCAGGCGCTGTGGACCGCGGCCACGTACAAGATCCCCGTCACCTTCGTCGTCCTCAGCAACGCCAAGTACGCGATCCTCCAGTGGTTCGCGCAGCTCGAGCACGCCCAGGGCGCGCCCGGCCTCGACATCCCCGGTCTCGACATCACGGCCGTCGCCGACGGCTACGGGGTGCGCACCCACCGGGCCCACGGCGCGGGTGAACTCACCAAGCTCGTACGGGACTCCGCGTCCCAGCAGGACGGACCGGTGCTCATCGACGTGCCCGTGACCACCGAGCTCCCCTCCCTCTGA